In Sorghum bicolor cultivar BTx623 chromosome 10, Sorghum_bicolor_NCBIv3, whole genome shotgun sequence, one genomic interval encodes:
- the LOC110430871 gene encoding proline-rich receptor-like protein kinase PERK8, translating into MRTLLQAPATAGAGAAVGSVPNTLATPGSGPPPSLPSTPTGSTPPPTVTSSSSSAPPSSPSSAPTPPSPSSPTPSPPSPSTPPAAAPPPPSPVASTPPPPQASSPPPPAALPPPPPATLPPPPPVPMPTAAPPPPAVASPPPDIAAHPPSTTQVSPPPSAPPPRRSHAKPPSSSPSSPPLAAQPTPSPVAATPPPAVHSPVDYVPPPPARTSSTPAKHSPTAVDTNATTPPPSSSSGSGLTSGATAGVAIVVVIIVLGFAGVFVCLSKRRRRKQADRYYAGFAVPSYTPQHLSGEAPFLRAPSTPGSMNFSMGGGGSGPPGMSTPISQTYGQQPWGASSANYSATAGSQGPARSVATSASGELSVGNTKAFMFDELYNITAGFARENVLGEGGFGCVFKGTLGDGKVVAVKQLKGGGGQGEREFQAEVEIISRVHHRHLVSLVGYCIAEDHRLLVYDFVSNNTLHHHLHGRGRPAMDWSTRVKIAAGSARGLAYLHEDCHPRIIHRDIKSSNILLDDQFEAQVADFGLARLAENDVTHISTRVMGTFGYLAPEYASTGKLTEKSDVFSFGVVLLELITGRKPVDSSRPLGDESLVEWSRPLLNHAIENQDFDELVDPRLDGNFDDVEMFQVIEAAAACIRHSAARRPKMGQIVRVLDSLTDVDLSNGVQPGKSQMFNIANTADIRQFQRMAFGSQDFSSDYSQSRSSIGSRRDF; encoded by the exons ATGAGAACTCTGCTCCAGGCCCCCGCTacagccggcgccggcgccgccgtcggCAGTGTGCCAAACACGTTGGCGACCCCGGGCTCAGGCCCTCCTCCCTCCTTGCCTTCGACGCCAACCGGCTCCACACCGCCGCCTACCGTtacgtcatcttcttcttccgcTCCTCCGTCGTCACCGTCCTCTGCCCCGACACCACCTTCCCCGTCTTCTCCTACTCCGTCGCCACCTTCCCCTTCGACACCACCGGCTGCGGCACCACCACCTCCTTCACCGGTTGCCAGTACCCCTCCGCCGCCTCAAGCATCGTCTCCACCCCCACCAGCCGCATTGCCTCCCCCACCACCAGCCACATTGCCGCCCCCACCACCGGTGCCGATGCCCACAGCCGCACCGCCTCCGCCCGCCGTCGCATCGCCCCCACCGGACATTGCCGCGCACCCGCCTTCCACCACGCAGGTGTCACCACCGCCCTCCGCTCCCCCACCACGGCGGTCCCACGCAAAGCCGCCTTCTTCAAGCCCGTCTTCTCCGCCACTCGCAGCGCAGCCAACCCCATCTCCCGTGGCCGCCACGCCGCCGCCTGCAGTTCACTCCCCCGTGGATTACGTCCCTCCTCCGCCGGCGCGGACGAGCTCAACCCCCGCCAAGCACTCGCCTACGGCAGTTGATACTAATgccaccacgccgccgccgtccagcAGTAGCGGTAGCGGGCTGACCTCTGGTGCGACGGCCGGCGTGGCGATCGTGGTGGTGATCATTGTCCTCGGCTTCGCTGGCGTGTTCGTCTGCCTGTCGAAGCGGCGGAGGCGGAAGCAGGCCGACCGTTACTATGCCGGCTTCGCCGTGCCATCCTACACGCCGCAGCACCTGTCCGGTGAGGCGCCGTTCCTGCGCGCGCCGTCTACACCGGGGTCGATGAACTTCAGCATGGGTGGCGGAGGCAGCGGCCCGCCTGGTATGTCGACGCCGATAAGCCAAACATATGGTCAGCAGCCATGGGGCGCGTCGTCGGCCAACTACAGCGCGACGGCGGGGAGCCAGGGCCCCGCGCGAAGCGTGGCGACGTCGGCGTCCGGCGAGCTTAGCGTGGGCAACACCAAGGCGTTCATGTTCGATGAGCTGTACAACATCACTGCTGGGTTCGCACGCGAGAACGTGCTTGGCGAGGGCGGTTTCGGGTGCGTGTTCAAAGGCACGCTCGGCGACGGGAAGGTGGTGGCCGTGAAGCAGCTCAAGGGCGGTGGTGGGCAGGGCGAGCGCGAGTTCCAGGCGGAGGTGGAGATCATCAGCCGCGTCCACCACCGCCACCTCGTGTCGCTCGTCGGCTACTGCATTGCCGAGGACCACCGCCTCCTCGTCTACGACTTTGTCTCCAACAACACGCTGCACCACCACCTCCATG GGAGGGGAAGGCCTGCAATGGACTGGTCGACGAGGGTCAAGATCGCGGCGGGCTCAGCGCGTGGATTGGCCTACCTCCATGAGGATT GTCATCCAAGGATCATTCACAGGGATATCAAGTCGTCAAACATCTTGCTTGATGACCAGTTTGAGGCTCAG GTAGCTGATTTCGGGCTCGCAAGGCTAGCGGAGAACGATGTCACACATATTTCAACTCGTGTTATGGGCACATTTGG GTACCTGGCTCCAGAGTATGCGTCCACAGGGAAGCTGACCGAGAAATCAGACGTGTTCTCCTTCGGCGTTGTCCTCCTAGAGCTCATCACCGGCCGGAAGCCCGTGGATTCATCGCGCCCCCTAGGTGATGAGAGCCTTGTGGAGTGG TCGAGACCACTACTGAACCACGCAATCGAGAATCAGGACTTTGATGAGCTAGTTGACCCCCGGCTCGATGGGAACTTCGACGACGTTGAGATGTTCCAGGTGATTGAGGCGGCTGCGGCATGCATCCGGCACTCGGCTGCCAGGAGGCCCAAAATGGGGCAG ATCGTCAGGGTCCTCGACAGCCTGACGGACGTCGATCTCAGCAACGGCGTGCAACCCGGGAAGAGCCAGATGTTCAACATAGCTAACACGGCGGACATCCGGCAGTTCCAAAGGATGGCGTTTGGCAGCCAGGACTTCAGCTCCGATTACAGCCAGTCCAGGTCAAGCATAGGCAGCAGGAGGGACTTCTAG